In Rosa chinensis cultivar Old Blush chromosome 1, RchiOBHm-V2, whole genome shotgun sequence, a genomic segment contains:
- the LOC112200500 gene encoding uncharacterized protein LOC112200500, giving the protein MPDIPIEIATHNLSIIPFLAPVRQKQRAFTHDKYRAIQVEVKKLMAINFVREVTYPLWLANVVMVPKKSPGSWCMCEDYTNLNRACPKDSFLFPRIDQLIDSTAGYRLLSFMDAFSGYNQIRMNPADEEHTAFTTNKGLYCYQVMPFGLKNAGATYQRLVNSMFEEVIGTIMEVYVDDMLVKSLTSEDHVTNLSIVFAIILRNGMRLNPQKCIFGVEVRKFLGYIISHRGIEANPEKVQAILDIVSPTYRNEVQSLKGEMLYIYLAASSTAVSSALIKKNSDCEYLVYYVRKGYTGAESRYPDIEKIALALLVSTRKLRHYFQAYSITVFTNHPLRQVLQKPKTSGRLIKWAIELGEFDIKYQPRTAMKGQAAAYFISKSIPSHNPPLGSPGPPAPDPPPPSTWRLYVDGASNKRTNGAGILLISPGDQVYEYAFKFVFKASNNAAEYEALIVGLQISRELGVQHLSIFSDSQLVVNQVSGNFERFTSYIFTQIPREENDKADTLAKIAATSPSPTYGATKVEILERPSTSKTVSEIFTVDHTASWMDLILKYMVDSLAPDDKVEARRLQLRSPRYTIMNRKLYRRGHCFPNLKCVTPEDGHKIMKDIHAGVCGNHAGALSLAHKTLRVGYFWPTMSALAQTISSSCHKCQMYANIPRAPPIALSILLAPWPFCQWGLDLIGKLPTAVG; this is encoded by the exons ATGCCCGATATACCAATTGAGATAGCCACACACAACCTTAGCATTATTCCTTTCTTGGCACCGGTAAGACAAAAGCAAAGAGCCTTCACACATGACAAGTACCGGGCTATCCAGGTTGAAGTGAAGAAGTTGATGGCCATCAACTTTGTCAGGGAAGTGACATACCCCTTATGGTTAGCCAACGTGGTCATGGTACCAAAGAAATCTCCGGGATCATGGTGCATGTGTGAGgactacacaaatctcaaccgaGCATGCCCTAAGGATAGTTTCCTATTCCCGCGAATTGACCAACTAATTGACTCCACTGCTGGATATCGGTTACTCAGTTTCATGGATGCGTTCAGTGGGTACAAccaaattcgaatgaaccctGCAGACGAGGAGCACACTGCCTTTACCACAAACAAAGGTCTCTATTGCTACCAGGTCATGCCCTTCGGATTGAAGAATGCCGGCGCCACTTATCAGCGACTAGTCAACTCTATGTTTGAAGAAGTCATCGGTACTATCatggaggtatacgtggacgatatgCTGGTAAAAAGTTTAACCTCAGAGGATCACGTAACCAACTTGTCAATAGTCTTCGCCATCATATTACGTAACGGTATGCGACTTAACCCACAGAAGTGCATCTTTGGGGTCGAGGTAAGGAAGTTCCTCGggtacatcattagccacaggggaattgaggccaatccaGAGAAGGTGCAGGCCATATTAGACATAGTATCCCCAACCTACCGGAACGAGGTCCAGTCTCTTAAAG GAGAAATGCTCTACATATATCTTGCGGCATCTTCGACGGCTGTGAGCTCTGCTCTGATTAAGAAGAACTCCGATTGCGAGTACCTGGTGTACTACGTTAGAAAAGGTTACACTGGTGCGGAATCCAGATACCCGGATATTGAAAAAATAGCATTGGCCCTCCTGGTATCGACCCGGAAGCTTAGACATTACTTCCAGGCATACTCGATCACCgttttcactaatcacccattGAGGCAGGTTTTGCAGAAGCCAAAGACATCAGGTAGgttaattaaatgggccatcgaATTGGGGGAATTCGATATCAAGTACCAACCTCGGACAGctatgaagggccaggcagcggCATATTTTATTTCTAAGTCGATTCCCTCTCATAACCCACCTCTGGGATCACCTGGGCCACCAGCCCCGGATCCACCTCCACCAAGCACTTGGCGATTGTATGTTGATGGAGCGTCTAACAAAAGGACAAATGGCGCCGGTATCCTGCTAATTAGCCCGGGCGATCAAGTCTACGAGTACGCCTTCAAATTTGTCTTCAAGGCATCCAACAATGCCGCAGAATACGAGGCACTCATAGTAGGTCTACAGATCTCCCGGGAACTAGGTGTCCAGCACCTTAgtatcttcagtgattctcagTTAGTCGTGAACCAGGTCAGCGGTAACTTCGAG AGATTTACCTCCTACATTTTCACCCAAATACCGAGAGAAGAGAACGACAAGGCAGACACCCTTGCTAAGATTGCTGCAACTTCTCCAAGTCCTACCTATGGGGCTACCAAGGTCGAAATACTAGAAAGGCCTAGCACTTCTAAAACAGTGTCAGAAATATTCACAGTGGACCACACAGCCTCCTGGATGGACCTAATCTTAAAGTACATGGTGGACAGTCTAGCACCGGATGATAAGGTCGAGGCCAGGAGACTCCAGTTAAGGTCACCTCGATACACGATCATGAACAGAAAACTATACAGAAGAGGTCACTGCTTCCCCAACCTGAAGTGTGTAACACCGGAGGACggtcacaaaataatgaaggacatACACGCTGGTGTATGCGGTAACCATGCTGGAGCCCTGTCTCTTGCACACAAGACCCTAAGGGTAGGATAtttctggccaaccatgtcgg